In Chitinophagaceae bacterium, the genomic window CGTATTGCTTTTGGGATGTGCCCATTAATACTTTATTCCAAACGGGGTAACCGTTTTGGGTGGCAAATTTGGTTACAAATTCTTTGCGTTCATTTCGTTTTTTAATTTCATTCATCACTCTTACAACAGAAGTATTTGTGCCTGAAGGTAGGGCAAAGAATTTATTTGCTACATTAGGCTTTGCCTTGTAAAAATATTCTTTTTTGCAGTTAAGTTGAAGAAAGCACAAAATTGCCAATACGGCTAAAAAATCGGGGGGGGGGGGAATTAATTTACTTTTCATAAAACTGCAGGTTTAAGGTTAAAAACTTATGTACACAAATATAAGGGCAAAAGGCATTGCCAGGCAATACCACGAAAGAGGTATTTTATGTTTTCATATAGCTTTTTTCCTGTGCTGATTTTAATAAATGCTTAAAATAATAAAGGGAACAAAAAATCTCCTTAATTATTATAAAAAATTTAAAACTATTAACTCATTTCTGCAAAAAACTTATGAAAATAAGGTATGGTTTCAATGCCTTTGTAAAAATTTTCTACATTGTATTTTTCATTGGGGCTGTGCAAGCCATCATTATCTAAGCCAAAGCCCATAAATATAATTTTAATACCCAGTTCTTTTTCCAGGGTATAGCAAATGGGTATGCTGCCTCCACCTCGTACCGGTATGGGTGTTTTACCAAAAGTGGTTTCTAATGCTTTGGATGCCGCTTTGTATCCTTTGCTGCTTATCGGCGTCATGTACGCCTCGCCACCATGGTGTTCAAATACATTTACACTAACGCAGGATGGTGCAATTTTGCGGAAATGATCAAGTAAAAGTTTGGTCATTTTTGCACTGGTTTGGTTGGGTACCAGCCTTGCAGAAATTTTTGCTGTAGCTTTTGCCGGTAATACGGTTTTGGCTCCTTCGCCGGTGTAGCCGCCCCAAATGCCGTTTAGTTCCAGTGTTGGGCGTATGCCGGTTCGTTCATAAGTGGTAAATCCTTTTTCGCCCCAAAGCGCTTTAATGCCTATTTCATCTTTATATTCTTTTTCGTTAAAAGGGGCTTTGTTTATGAGTTTTCTTTCTTCATCCGGAACGTTAAGTACATCATCGTAAAAACCAGGAATGGTAATATGGTTGTTTTCATCGTGGCAGCTTGCAATCATTTTAGATAATACTACAATGGGGTTGGCAACGGCGCCACCATAAGTGCCGCTGTGTAAATCCCGGGCAGATGCGGTTACTTCCACTTCAATGTAGCTCAGCCCTCGTACGCCGGTATCCAAAGATGGGTTTTCCATACTCAGCAAAGAGCTGTCGCTAATTAAAATAACATCGGCTTTTAATAAATCTTTATGTGCGGCTACAAACTTTCCAAGGTTGGGTGAACCTACTTCTTCTTCGCCTTCAATTAAAAATTTTATGTTGGTAGATAGTGAATTGGTTTGGTTAAGTATTTCCAATGCTTTTACATGCATATAAAATTGCCCTTTATCATCGGCAGAACCCCTTGCAAAAATTTTTCCGTCAATTACTGTAGGTTCAAAAGGCCCGGTTTTCCATTCGTTAAGCGGCTCTACAGGCTGCACATCGTAATGGCCATAAACCAATACTGTAGGCTTTGAAGGGTCAATAATTTTTTCACCATACACTGCCGGGTGACCATCGGTGGGCATTACTTCGGCTTTATCGCAACCAGATTTTAATAAACTGTTTTTCACCGTTTCGGCGCATTTCAGCATATCTGCTTTATGTTCGCTTTTTGCGCTTACGCTGGGTATGCGTAGCAATTCAAAAAGTTCATTTAAAAAACGATCTTTATTTTTTTGCTGGTAATCCTGCCATGCTTGCATAATATGATAATTTAAGTTATATGAGGGCAACGAATATACACATTTTTAATAGTGCAATGTCAACAAGTATGCTGCCCTCAAAAAATATTTTTATAATAATTTAACAACCTTTAGCGTTAATGCCGTTACATTTGACCTAAGATTGAGAGTCAATTTATCAGCCTTTGTGTAGTTTTATCCAAACAATTTTTAAGGATATTAGTATGCAAAGGCTGAGTCTATTTTAGCCTTACTTTTTTTTGCAATAAATAGTACAATAAACCCGACAGTAAATAAACCAGGCAAAGCGTCACTATTGCCCACTTAGTTACCGATGCATAAAAAGTAAGCAGGGTAATTTTCTCCGAAACCCTGCCGGTAAGGCTTACGAACATCCCAAAATTTTCTAATACATCCATTGCCCCGGCAAATAATGCAGCAACGCTGAGCCATTTTCCTGCTTTATGAAGAAAAATTGAATGGTATATTTTTTTTGACAACCACTTGCAACACGTAAATAGCAATAAAGAATAAAATAGCAAAAAAACAAAATCCCTTGCTGTATGAATTTCTGCAACAGGGATAAGGTTATTGCGCTCCCACACATTTACTATTTGCTGTGTTGCATGGGTTGTAGCAGCCAACTCAAGATTTAATATGCCTAAAGGCGTGCTTTGGGTAATTAAGGGCTTGCCGGTAAGCTGCAATAGTACCGCCATTAAAATGGTTCCCGAAAAAACGGTTACAAAAAAAATTTTACTCCTCATGCTTTTTCAAAACGGCTTTGCACATAATCCCAGTTTACCAGGTTCCACCATCCATCAATATAATCCGAACGCTTGTTTTGGTATTTGAGGTAATAAGCATGTTCCCATACATCAATGCCCATTAGCGGAAAGCCGTGTATGTCGCTTACGTCCATCAAAGTATTGTCCTGGTTGGGCGTGCTGCCAATATGGAGTTTTTTTGAAGCATCTGTATATAGCCATGCCCAGCCGCTGCCAAAGCGGGTTTTACTAGCTTCAGAAAATTTAGATTTAAAATTGGCAAAACTTCCAAACTCGGTTTCAATGGCCTGCAGCAAATTTCCGGCAGGTTTATTATCAGCAGTTTTTGGGCGCATACATTTCCAAAAGAGTTCGTGGTTGTAATGACCGCCGGCATTATTACGCATTTTTGTTGAGTATTTTGAAACCTTTGAAAGGATGATTTCCAGGCTTGTACCATTGGCAACATTTTCCTGCTTTACTGCTTCATTTAAATTTTTTGCATAGCCTGCCGCATGTTTGGTATAATGTATTTCCATGGTTTGTGCATCTATAATATTTTCCAATGCATCGTATTTATAGGGTAGTGGCGTTTGGTTAAAACCGGTTGCAAATTCATTTGCAATTGTTTTTTTTGAACTGCTGCAGGATGCTGCAAGAGAAGAAATGCCTGCTATGCCTGCAGATAGCGCAATAGAGCCTTTTACAGTATTGGCAATAAAGTTTCTTCTGCTGCTGTTAATTTGTGTTTCCATTATATTAAAATTTAAATAGTGATAGGTTCTTTTTTATTTTTTGCAACATATTTTTTTAGTTGGTTATACAGGCGGTAATAAAATTCTTTATTAAACAACTGTGAGTCGTGCATGGCCTTATAGGTAAGAAAAACACCCACAGGCGTTAAAACAATTATAGAAAGCCACATACCGGTTTCCGGGGCAAGTAAACCTTCTTTTACAAATTTCTCGCCAAACATATTGAGCAGGTGAAAAATAAGGAAGAAGAAAATGGCCACTACAAGCGGCATGCCCATTCCACCTTTGCGGATAATGGAACCCAGCGGCGCACCAATAAAAAATAAAATAATGCAGGCCAGTGAAAAAGAAAATTTTCGATGCAACTCTATTTTACTGAACCGATTATCGGATTGGGCAAGTTTTACATCTGCAACACCGGTTTCGGCAGTAGATTTTATCCTGTCTAATATAACGCCGGCAGAAAGGTTAATGGCGGGCTCCAGAGAATCGGGTATTTTATGTGAAGGCATAGCTGCAGCAATTTTCCATATGCTGTCTGTCGGTTGGTTGTAATGTAAGTATGAGGCAATATTTTTTTTAATGGAAGCCTGGGCATTTTCTTCCCGTTTATTGGAGGAATCTATGTATTTACCCAGTTGCCTTACACTAAGCATTTTATGGCTATTGCGAAAAAGGCTGTCGCTGGTATTTTGTTTTTTTAATACACTCAGGTCAAAAAGTTTTTTAAATTCTTTAAAGTTAATCCTTATGAAGTCGGTTGCGGTATCGTAATAATTTCCCTGCTCCTGGTAACGGCAGCCGTTTTTTAAATTAAATTCCAAAAAATTTTCATCGGCAGAAATTTTCATTTCACCATGCTCGGCCGTAATGCAGTTGTCCTGCAACCTTCCATCTTGTTCATAAATTAAAATATTATGGATGGTTTTTCCATCGGCATCTTTTTTGCCCACTTTTATAGCATAGTTGGGTATATAGGTAAAAAACATGCCTTCCTTTAAATCAAATGCCGGCTTTTTGTAATAAATATCGTTGTAGAGGGTAACAAATTTAAGGTTGGCGTATGGTATTACGTTATTGGCAAAAAAGAATGAGATAACAGAAAAAATTACCGCCAAAAACATTAGCGGGCGCATAAAACGCAATAAAGAAATACCGGAGGATTTAATGGCCACCAATTCAAAACTTTCGCCCAGGTTGCCAAAGGTCATTATAGAAGAAATAAGAATGGCTATGGGGAGCGCCAAAGCAAAAAGCGATGCGCTTGCATACCAAATAAATTGTATAATGGTAATAAAATCCAGCCCTTTACCTACAAGGTCGTCAATGTACTTCCACAATATCTGCATCATTAATACAAATAAGGCTATAAAAAAAGTAACAATAAACGGCCCTAAAAAAGATTTAAGGATAAGAATGTCTAATTTTTTTATCATCGCTGCTTAAAGCTTAATTTTACTTTTACTATTAATTGTAAAATGGAGCCTTCGGCAAATTTAATACTTTCTGAACCGGAACTTGCTAAAGTGCAGGATGCCAACTGGATTTTTACAAAACATTTAATTATGGAAAAAGCCGCCGCTATTTTGCGTGGCCAGGTACAGGAAATCAATAATCAGTTTAATTTTTTATTGCAGTGGGATGCGTTTAAAGAACTTACAGCTACAATGCCCAAAATTTCAAAAGGCGAAAACTATCTTCAACTTCCATATCTTATCCTCGATTACCCGGCAATATTTGAAAAGAACAACATATTTGCTTTGCGTACTTTTTTTTGGTGGGGAAATTTTTTTAGTATCAACCTTCATATCAGCGGCATATATAAAACTGCCTTTCAGGATACCCTGTTAAAAAATATAAATGGTTGCGGGGATTTATTTTATTGCAGCAACGAAAACGAGTGGCAGCATCATTTTGAAGACAATAATTTTAAAAAAATTACCGGCCAATTAAAGCTTACGGAAATTACAAAAAATAATTTTATTAAACTCGCTTTTAAATACGATTTAAAAAACTGGAATAATATGCCGCAATTGTTGCATACCGGTTATACGGCTATGGCAGGTTTATTAAAAAATGCAGGTTAGTTGCCAATACGGTGAAAGAGTTCTTTTACCTGGTATTCCCAAAGCTGGCTTTGGTCTTTAATATCTTTTTTATCGGCAAAATCTTTTATTACCAAAATAGTTTGGTTGGTTACTTCGGAGCGATTGATGGAGAGTTCAAAAAATTCGTCCTTGGCCATGTGGTCCCATTTAAAGCGTACAAACTTGTCTTGTTCCTGGTCCAGGAGTTTTGCTTTATCCTCCGTGCCGTTCCACTCAAAAGTAAAAATACCATCTCTTTCATTTACTTCATCAGCAAACCATTCTTGCAAGCCAGATGGCGACCTTAAAAATTCATAAAGAATAGTTGGGGAACAGCGTACAGGATACTCTAATGTATATTGAACTTTTTTACTCATCCTAAATAATTAAATATCAGATTTGATAGATGCAATAATACCAAATAATTGAAAGTGGCAAAATTTTTGTCAACTTATTTTAAGATTATTTAAATATTGGGGCCTGTAAGACCAATCCCTCAGTGAAATTATTTTCAGTTATATATCATAAAAGCGGATATGTTACGTTATAACTCTCAATAAGGCCAAAAAACAGTTGAAATTCCAATTTGGCCAAAAATTATCTGCTATGAGTATGCGTCAATTAAAAATCTCCAAGTCTATTACCAACAGGGAGAGCCAAAGCCTTGAAAAGTATTTGCAGGAAATTGGTAAAGTAGAACTAATAACACCCGAGGAAGAAGTGAGGCTTGCCGCTTTAATTAAAAAAGGCGACCAGCATGCGCTGGACAGGCTTACCAAAGCCAATTTGCGCTTTGTGGTATCGGTGGCAAAGCAGTACCAAAACCAGGGTTTAACACTGCCCGACCTTATTAATGAAGGGAACCTGGGCTTGATTAAATCGGCACAGCGGTTTGATGAAACCAAGGGCTTTAAATTTATTTCTTATGCCGTATGGTGGATAAGGCAAAGTATTTTACAAGCGCTTGCCGAGCAAAGCAGGATTGTACGTTTACCATTAAATAAAGTAGGCCTTACTTCCAGAATAAGCAAAACCTTTGCCCGGCTGGAGCAGGAGTTTGAACGGGAACCTACTGCCCAGGAAGTTGCAGAAGCCCTGGATATGGATGTGGGCGAAGTAACCGATACCATGTGCGTGGGTGCCAAGCATGTGAGTATGGACCAACCCCTGGGAGAGGGCGAAGACAATACGTTTGGAGAAATGCTCAGCAACCCCAACGACCTGGGCACCGACGATGAACTGGCTGTAAAAGCCTCATTAAAAACAGAAATTGAACGTAGCTTAAATGCCCTTACCCAACGGCAAAGAGAAGTAATTGTTTCTTTTTTTGGCATAGGCATAGACCATCCAATGAGCCTGGAAGATATAGGTGCCCGATATTCGCTAACAAGGGAAAGGGTAAGGCAAATAAAAGATGCTGCTATTAATAAACTACGCAGCAATTCCAAATGCGATTTACTGAGAAGTTTTTTGGGTGGATAAAAATTATTGCAATAAAAATATTTTAAAATCTTCACTTAGGCTGGCAATAGCCTTTTTTTCATAA contains:
- a CDS encoding superoxide dismutase; the encoded protein is MMETQINSSRRNFIANTVKGSIALSAGIAGISSLAASCSSSKKTIANEFATGFNQTPLPYKYDALENIIDAQTMEIHYTKHAAGYAKNLNEAVKQENVANGTSLEIILSKVSKYSTKMRNNAGGHYNHELFWKCMRPKTADNKPAGNLLQAIETEFGSFANFKSKFSEASKTRFGSGWAWLYTDASKKLHIGSTPNQDNTLMDVSDIHGFPLMGIDVWEHAYYLKYQNKRSDYIDGWWNLVNWDYVQSRFEKA
- a CDS encoding sigma-70 family RNA polymerase sigma factor, coding for MRQLKISKSITNRESQSLEKYLQEIGKVELITPEEEVRLAALIKKGDQHALDRLTKANLRFVVSVAKQYQNQGLTLPDLINEGNLGLIKSAQRFDETKGFKFISYAVWWIRQSILQALAEQSRIVRLPLNKVGLTSRISKTFARLEQEFEREPTAQEVAEALDMDVGEVTDTMCVGAKHVSMDQPLGEGEDNTFGEMLSNPNDLGTDDELAVKASLKTEIERSLNALTQRQREVIVSFFGIGIDHPMSLEDIGARYSLTRERVRQIKDAAINKLRSNSKCDLLRSFLGG
- a CDS encoding LptF/LptG family permease, whose product is MIKKLDILILKSFLGPFIVTFFIALFVLMMQILWKYIDDLVGKGLDFITIIQFIWYASASLFALALPIAILISSIMTFGNLGESFELVAIKSSGISLLRFMRPLMFLAVIFSVISFFFANNVIPYANLKFVTLYNDIYYKKPAFDLKEGMFFTYIPNYAIKVGKKDADGKTIHNILIYEQDGRLQDNCITAEHGEMKISADENFLEFNLKNGCRYQEQGNYYDTATDFIRINFKEFKKLFDLSVLKKQNTSDSLFRNSHKMLSVRQLGKYIDSSNKREENAQASIKKNIASYLHYNQPTDSIWKIAAAMPSHKIPDSLEPAINLSAGVILDRIKSTAETGVADVKLAQSDNRFSKIELHRKFSFSLACIILFFIGAPLGSIIRKGGMGMPLVVAIFFFLIFHLLNMFGEKFVKEGLLAPETGMWLSIIVLTPVGVFLTYKAMHDSQLFNKEFYYRLYNQLKKYVAKNKKEPITI
- a CDS encoding ATPase; this encodes MSKKVQYTLEYPVRCSPTILYEFLRSPSGLQEWFADEVNERDGIFTFEWNGTEDKAKLLDQEQDKFVRFKWDHMAKDEFFELSINRSEVTNQTILVIKDFADKKDIKDQSQLWEYQVKELFHRIGN
- a CDS encoding dipeptidase — encoded protein: MQAWQDYQQKNKDRFLNELFELLRIPSVSAKSEHKADMLKCAETVKNSLLKSGCDKAEVMPTDGHPAVYGEKIIDPSKPTVLVYGHYDVQPVEPLNEWKTGPFEPTVIDGKIFARGSADDKGQFYMHVKALEILNQTNSLSTNIKFLIEGEEEVGSPNLGKFVAAHKDLLKADVILISDSSLLSMENPSLDTGVRGLSYIEVEVTASARDLHSGTYGGAVANPIVVLSKMIASCHDENNHITIPGFYDDVLNVPDEERKLINKAPFNEKEYKDEIGIKALWGEKGFTTYERTGIRPTLELNGIWGGYTGEGAKTVLPAKATAKISARLVPNQTSAKMTKLLLDHFRKIAPSCVSVNVFEHHGGEAYMTPISSKGYKAASKALETTFGKTPIPVRGGGSIPICYTLEKELGIKIIFMGFGLDNDGLHSPNEKYNVENFYKGIETIPYFHKFFAEMS